CGTTTTGAGACCGGGCATAAACGCTCGCCAATGTGCTCTGGCTTTTTATGAACAGGGAGCGCTGACGCAGTCGCCCGTCTTGTTGGCGCGTTGGATGGCGAGGCTGGGAATTGACCGTAAGATCCGCCCCGGCCAGTATCGTGTTTATCGAGCGGGCGCTTGGGATCTGGCCAGGCAGCTTCTGGAGGTGCAGCCTATATCTTCCAGTCTTACAATCGTGCCAGGAATGGATGTTTTCTCTTTGCGAGAGCTTTTCGGAGAAGGCTCCTCCCCGAATTTTCTGAATGTGAGCACAGACATTCTCCGCGAGGCCCTCCTGGACGATGCGCATTATCCTGAACCGATGCGGGATCTTCTGATCACCAGAGAGGAATTACGTATGGCTTTCTTGTTGCCGGAAACGTATTTTGTCGTGGAGGAATCTCCAGAGGAGCTGATCCGGATCGCCAGCCGTGAGTGGTGGAGTCGATTCGGGGAAAGAGTGGTCTCCATGACGTCGAAGGATTTAGGAAGGATCGCGACGGTGGCCTCTATTATTCAGCGGGAAGCTTTGCGGGATGAAGAAAGGGCGGTCATTGCGGGAGTTGTTGAGAATAGACTCAAAAAGGATATGTTGTTGCAAATTGACGCTACGGTCATCTACTCTTGGAAGCTCAAGGGGAAAAAACTGACGCGTGTCTTCAACAAAGATTTGGCGGTGGATTCACCGTATAATACTTACGTTTCGCCAGGTCTTCCGCCGACGCCCATATGTATTCCCTCTACCGAGTCGTGGGAAGCCGCTTTGGCTCCAGAGCGAAACCTCTATTATTATTACGTCGCGCGCAAAAACGGGTATCACTATTTTGCCCAGACCTATGAAGAACACCGCCGCAACATAAAAAAAGCGAGGACGGAATAGGAGGTTTACGGAATAGATGGCATTGTCGCGGAATAAAAAAATCAAAGCCTCTGATAGGCACGGAAGCTGGTTTGAGTTGGTCGTCTTTTTTTTCATGTCCAGCACGTTTTATCTTATCGGAGCCCTAATGAATAGTTCCTGGACGGGAGAACGAGGACAGGCTATTGGAGAGTATCTGCGCATCAGGGGAGGCGGGGCGCTCATTGTCCCCCTGTTATTTTTGGTTTATCTCTGCGTCGCCTGGTTTGCCAGGAGTCGTATTCCGAGACCCCTAGGACAGATTTTCGGAACGTTACAACTTTACCTTTCGACGGCGTTTATATTGGGCTTGTTTAGAAACGCGGGAGGAAATCTGTCCTGGGCTTTGAGTCAGCCCGGAAGAGTAGGTGACGCTTTGACCCAATTTTTCCGCTTAAACTTAGGGATCTTGGGCACGATTTTCGTAGCGATTGTTTCTTTGCTCTTGTCGGCCATTCTTTTTGGTTTCCAGTTTCCTTTACGGTTTTTCCACGTCTTGACGGCGCGCTTTATGAAGGGAAACGTGAGGGAACGCGGCAAGAGAGGGCGTGAGGCAAGAGGCAGAGAGGTCATAGGCAGAGAGGCCAGAGCTAAGGAGGCCAGAGCCAAGGAAGCCAGAGCTAAAGAAGCCAGAGCTAAAGAAGCCAGAGCCCAAGAAACCAGACTTAAAGAAAATAGAGTCAAAGAAAACAGAGAGCGAGTGAGGGGAAGAGCGCCTACAACAGAAAACACGGTCTCGGTTCCACCTCTGTTTTTGGAAACCTCTTCTTTGAATGTGCAAGCCAAAAGCATACAAACCGCCTCATCCGCTCCCTTTGTACAGCCCACGGAGGTTCTGGAGTCTACGCCCATCGACGGAATGGTGATTGTAGGCAAAGATCTGGTAGGCAAAGATCTGGTAGGCAAAGATCTGATCGAATCGAACGGTTATTCGTCATCCGAATCCCAATCCATCGCCGAGTCCAAAGTTCCGCAAGACGCGAAACCCTTTGAAAGGGAAACGCCGGATCCGGAAACCTTCGAGGCGGAGTCCTCTGAACCAAACTTTCCGCCGCCCTTGGATATTTTCGGTCCCGCCGACAAGAACGACAAAAACGAGGACGAGGAGAAAGAATATGATCTAGCCAATGAACAGGCCAAAACCATCGTCGAGACACTCCAGAATTTCGGTGTCAAATCCAACGTGGCACACATTGTCACTGGTCCCTCCGTGGTTCAGTTTCAATTGGAGTTGGCGCCGGGCATCAAAGTAAGCAAGGTCGCTGGCCTGGCCAACGATCTGACTATGGCTCTGGCGGTGGTCTCCGTTCGTGTGGAGGCTCCCATCTTGGGACAGCGTTACGTGGGCATCGAGATCCCCAACACCAAGCGCAAGGGAATCGCTCTGCGCTCCATCATAGCGTCGGAGGAATTTCTGGATAGCGAGTACGCCCTACCCATGCCTATGGGTGTTCGAGTGGATTCCAAGCGTCTGGTATGTGGACTGGAGGAGATGCCACACCTGCTGGTGGCTGGAACCACAGGCTCAGGAAAGAGCGTTTTTATGAACACCTGTATTTTAGGAATGTGCTATCGGCGCGGCCCCGACGAGCTGAAGCTCATTCTAGTGGACCCCAAACACGTAGAGTTCGCCATATATGACGGGCTGCCCCACCTCCTGGCGCGGCCCGTCTCCGACCCAAAAAAGGCCATCGCCGCGCTTTCCTGGACTGTGCAGGAGATGGAAAACCGTTCGGAGGCCTTTGCGCACGCTAAAGTTCGCAATTTAGCCTCTTATAATGAAAAAGCCCTGCCCAAAAACAGATTCCCTCACATTGTGGTAGTGGTGGACGAACTGGCGGATCTGATGTATACCGCGGGCAAAGAAGTGGAGGGGCTTATCGTGCGTCTTGCTCAGAAAGCCCGCGCCGCGGGAATTCACCTCATTCTCGCGACCCAGCGTCCTTCCGTAGACGTCATTACGGGACTTATCAAGGCAAATGTTCCAGCAAGGGTGGCCTTTGCCGTGCCCTCCCAAACGGACTCCCGAATTATCATCGACACAGGTGGGGCTGAGAAATTGTTGGGCAAGGGAGACATGCTTTTTTATAGTACGCGCTACCCACGCCCGATTCGCTTACAGGCTTCCTTTATCACGGAGGAGCGCACGCTGGAGTTTGTGGAGTCCATGAAAAAAATCTTTGGAGAACCACACTACGTCGAGTTCGAAGATTTTAGTGGCAGCGGCAACAGTAGCGGCAATGAAAACGGGGGAGGCGACAAATCCAGCGCGAGGCGATCAAGGTCATCAATGGATACGGGAATAGCCTCGGCCAGTGGGTTATGAGCGGTCTATTGTCTCGCTTCGCGTTACCCCAAATGGAGATTGCCTTTGAGCGAGAGGTTCGCATAGGGCAACTTGTTGTGTTGGGTGGACGCGCGCCAGACGCGGCTTGGTTGCGTCTCGCGGCTTCGGATAAGTTTATTTGGGCGGCGGACCATGGAGCGGAAGCGTGTAAAACCGCGGGAGTGTCTCCGAACCGCGCCTTGGGCGATTTCGATAGTATTGAAGAAGAGGGCAAGGCATGGTTGGAGCGCCTGGGGGTAAAAACCGAACGCTACCCGACGGACAAGGACTACACGGATTTCCAACTTTGTCTGCGCCAGGCCGAGGGCGACCTGTTGGTGACGGGATGTTGGGGCGGG
The genomic region above belongs to Synergistaceae bacterium and contains:
- a CDS encoding thiamine diphosphokinase → MSGLLSRFALPQMEIAFEREVRIGQLVVLGGRAPDAAWLRLAASDKFIWAADHGAEACKTAGVSPNRALGDFDSIEEEGKAWLERLGVKTERYPTDKDYTDFQLCLRQAEGDLLVTGCWGGRFDHAFANVFSIPWGREWGANVRAFADDREVLVPLVGGESVELFFRARPSVISLLPFTDICEGVCLRGTKWELNDAEIFLGRPYTVSNVPTGDHVCAQIQKGSLGVYCLFEEVKL
- the mltG gene encoding endolytic transglycosylase MltG, with the translated sequence MKKRLLILLLTLFLLGVGVGTTAFFMKYPHEFWDQILPLPQAEMAVVVLRPGINARQCALAFYEQGALTQSPVLLARWMARLGIDRKIRPGQYRVYRAGAWDLARQLLEVQPISSSLTIVPGMDVFSLRELFGEGSSPNFLNVSTDILREALLDDAHYPEPMRDLLITREELRMAFLLPETYFVVEESPEELIRIASREWWSRFGERVVSMTSKDLGRIATVASIIQREALRDEERAVIAGVVENRLKKDMLLQIDATVIYSWKLKGKKLTRVFNKDLAVDSPYNTYVSPGLPPTPICIPSTESWEAALAPERNLYYYYVARKNGYHYFAQTYEEHRRNIKKARTE